The Nematostella vectensis chromosome 6, jaNemVect1.1, whole genome shotgun sequence region GTACCTCATTAAATCTTCTtataatatcatgatatatcactatatcatggcCTTGGAGGAAATTGTgcctcattaaatattctgataatatcatgatacacaAATGCTTATATGATAAAAACCCTTTGAAGAATATCAAAAAATCAACCCCTATCAGACTCTTGATAAATCATGATATTTAGGGCCTTAAGTACAAGAAACATGTAAGAactatcatgatatatcacatTTAATGATTAGTTTGATAATAGTTATATACGCGATCCTGCACCTCTCTCCCGATTTTTAGCCAAGTTTGAATATAGCTATTAAAGGCCCTAAGCCGCGCCAACAAAAAGGTCTAGACCGATTGGAATGCCTCTAAAAACACTAccttaaatttaaaaacataGATGTATCTAGAATTTATTAGTCATGTGGGATTTGAGGGGGAATTAAATTACTATCACTTCAGTCTACAAAAATCAGGCATAGATcataaaatcataaaaaaagaatattatAGCTTGTCGTGAAATAGAATGAATCATCAAGCGAATAACAATAGCTAACCAATGTCTTTCActctaaaaagaaaatcgACTAAATACCAGTTATGACACCCTTCTCAATGAAAGCGCGGTCATCCTGTAGATGGATGCATTATCACGCGCCACTTGACCCCTGACGGGTTACCCGTACCTAATCTGTTTAAATCAACCTGCGACAATGTTACAACCAGGAATGTTGCAACAACTGCGCCATAATTACTGTAATGGCAGAACTTGGGCGGATGTCATGGTTTATGGAAATAATCTCTGTGATTACATGTTTGGCAGGGTTCCAGGCTACTGCAGAACCACAGGGGTCAGTGTACGCGAGGTATAGTGCTTGAATTTACTCGCTTCGCTCTATTAGTAAATATAGTCAATCTTTAGAAGGCAATTTGAACACAAAACGTCCCAGGcccattatttttaaaaagacgGTTTTCAACACGCTAGGGGGTCTATGGGAATTACTtcgattttgtttttcgtCAGTCTCTTTTCATTTAACTGGTCGGAAGTTCACATTTTATATTCCCAATTCACGGCTGTTGTAATTGAATTATCTGTAAATAAATTACCAACAAAAGATAAGCAAAACGACAGTAAAAGTTACGAATTGGATATGCTGTGGTACAATTTgcttattataagttataccGTAGAACGAGgggaatttagtgattaaatTTTCCGGAAACCGAGGTGGGATTTAGGATCATCTACTGTTTTCGAGCTAACTTCCTTTGTAAGCCTCCCTGTGAAAACAATAGAATCCGGGGGTGATTATGGTACTTTAACAAATAGATAATTATATGAAATGCGGCAATTTTACCTctttccacaggaatcccgtaaaaacacagctatctacacacACATCAGCCCATTCTTGGCAAGTAAAAGATGATATCTTCAACTCTGATGACGTATCAATGAAGACTCTGCTTAGCGCCATTCATAAGTTACCTTCACCACAGCTACGTCACTTTCTGTACAAAGCACAACAAGGACAACCGCTGAACGTACTTGTGATCGGCGGCTCAAATACGGCAGGTGGTGGGTTGTATAACTTCAAGGAAGCGTATTACAAAGCTTTTGTCCACTGGTGGAATCAAGTTCTGAAGCCAGAACTCGGGTCTGAGCTTAGTTTTAGTAAGGTTGCCATTGGAGGTACTGGTAGCGATTTCTTTACCTTCTGTCTGCAGAATTTTCTTCCCGAGCAGGTGGACTTAGTGCTAATCGAGCTGTCTGTCAATGACTATGGGTCAGCGCATGGCTCAGCAGCCGAGCCCTTGGAATTGCTGACAAGGCGTGTTCTACGGCTACATTCCATGCCGCTGGTGCTATATGTTAATCTGGTAGACAGGTCCATATGGGATGGTGACGTCATGAACACACGGTGTCTTAACATGGAAAATCTAGGGCAGCGTGAACTCTCACAGCATTATGGGATAACACAGCTCAGCTGGCGGGAAGTAGCGTGTCCGCTAGTCGAGGTGGGGGGAAAACGCAGGCGCGTCTTACGCGAATCTAAGCTGTTCCATAGAGACAAGTCCCATGTGTCTAACACAGCGCACGCGCATATAGCAGTGATGATTGCAGAGTACTTCAAGGAGGCGCTCAAAACTGAGCAAGCGGAGCCACTTCAATCACCAGCAACCCTCCCCCAGTCCTTGTACTCCGACCCACTGGTTCTAGATTTAGAATTAGAAAGCTCGCTATGCCTCACGTATCTCTCGCCCGACTGGAGGGAAGGCTATGCACAGTCACTTGAAGCTAATATTACCGTATCGGAGAAGTTCCATTTCGTTACCCCAGCAGCGAACAGGAAATCCTCCAAACACTTAGCATTCCGCACCGATGCGTACGGCGGCTGGAAAACAAATTCGAACAACGGTAAACTCCGAATAAGATTCACTGTCCCGACCCTACCCCCCTTGCCCCCCGGAAGCGCAGCCCTGGGTGCTAGGTCGGTATCTATCATCTACCGCTCCAAGGATAACGATGCTACCGCCCTTGCTTGGGTCGATGACAGACAGAAAGATGCAGTGCATATGAGGACGAACTTCTGTGGCCGTCACATGTATCAGACACGTGTGCTACCTTTGTTTAGTGACGTATTGCCTGGTATTCACACGGTGACCGTGAAGCCTTATGGGAAGGGAGGAGAATTTATGGTCAGCGGTTTGATTGTGGGTTACCAGGACTACTCGGGTTTTCTTGGTTATCGACCTTTTGACGTGCGAAATAAGGTTTGGAGTAAATCGGACTACGGCGAAGCACAGTGCGAAGAACGAGATGAATATAGTGAATAATAACTAACTCCATTGGGACTGAACAAAACATGTTTGCCAGGGCAGGCCAATAGGAAGTTTCTTTTGTAAGATTTTGTATAGATTAGGTCAGCCATTTTATGGGAAAACTATATAACAATCCGCCACTTATCACGCGCTATTTGtgggtttgaaaaaaaaaatgtatatataaatattcatAGGGGGGAGCTTCTGGAatatagagtggttttcaaaaatccgtgaaatactatttagtttatttagtacaaATACACTGTAAtctctttgttctcttttgttctggcttgactattacacattaacaattacatgttgttgcacgggattttgaaaaccactctaagaGCCAGCGCATAAGAAAATAGAGGTATAAAGAAAGTATCAGTGTTAAATAGGAAAAAGGATGTTCCAGGGGTTTGTGAAAACCAAAGCTATGCataaacaacgacaacaacaaaaatatatcacgcacaatatatttttattactcGCAATTATTATTTCACAGGAAATGCacatatttacaataaaattggtacaaaataaatactgCCTTCCTTGCTTGATCGATATAGATCGAGCTATATATGGTATTATGCCGCATTCAAACTCAAACTGAGCTACTCAGAATAAATAGCTGCTGCTAATGCtaccctttttataaaaatagtaTTTTGCAGGGGCCGCGCACCGGGGAGGGGGGCTatagcccctccccctctaaaaatttttcgccattgtttttttgataaaaaaaaaagagaaagaaaactcTAAATAGTGTTCTATGGCGTAAATTTCAGCTGAGGATAAGTACGTTTCTGGATACTCTGGATACTGGTTTCAAAGCATTTTGCGGACCTTCATCTCATAAGTGTTTAAGTATACTTATTATCTGCAGAATCCTTCTTGTCAATCATGCTACAAGCGCCACTGGCGAGAGGACGTTCTCAATGGCAAGAAGAGTGAAGTCCTGGCTGCGATCAAGTATGCAACAACACAGATTCAACAAAATCGCCCTCCTTATTCACAGCCACAAAGACCGAACAGACAGGTTACGGCTGCTCGATGTAGCAAACGAGTTTGGGATCCCGAGTTTGTTGAGAGGAAAGGAAGACGAAAACAAAACTTTGGGATCTTTACGAAGAAGGACTTTTGTCTAGTTGCAGAGTTCAGAAATGCTTTCACTCCCGACCCTTAGATCCTTCCAATCCTGGCACAAGCTCAAGAGTCGAAAAGAACAACTGGGTCAAGGTGGCAAAAAGAGTGCAACAGACAGATATGGCAGCTTGATGCGTAGCAACAGATAGCTGAGAGGGAAGGCAGCAAATAACGGCACTATAACATACCCCCTTGGATTTGACAAGTGTTCAAAGCTGCGCTATTGGTCTACTACTCCTTTGGAAATCCACATTTCTAATGACAACCATTCTGTTAATAAAAACACGAGACTTTGTTACATTAGTAAAAAGAGATATGAGATCCTCATGGTAAGGAAGTGATACCCCCCTCCGTTCCCGCTACTCTTTTtttcagccccccccccccccatcgtAAAAAAATGGTCTCCAGCCCCTGTTTTCCCGTTACATTCTCGCTTTTGGGAAAGGTTAGGTTTTATAGAAGTTTTGATAAGATTTGACTTAACTTTTACCACCAGCAAACATTGACAGTAATTAGATTATGTAATTATGTTCTCAATTTCATAAGGAACTTCACTTCTGTTGAGCTCTGcccatagttttttttttacacttatctatcttttcgctttttctttttccttctCTCTGGTCGCGTATCCTCGCCCTCTGTCGAATCACCAAACATCTCGTTCAGTAGTCTTTGGTCCTCCCTGTCACTCACGGGTGAGAAAGCCTG contains the following coding sequences:
- the LOC5502177 gene encoding uncharacterized protein LOC5502177 isoform X1 — encoded protein: MAELGRMSWFMEIISVITCLAGFQATAEPQGSVYARNPVKTQLSTHTSAHSWQVKDDIFNSDDVSMKTLLSAIHKLPSPQLRHFLYKAQQGQPLNVLVIGGSNTAGGGLYNFKEAYYKAFVHWWNQVLKPELGSELSFSKVAIGGTGSDFFTFCLQNFLPEQVDLVLIELSVNDYGSAHGSAAEPLELLTRRVLRLHSMPLVLYVNLVDRSIWDGDVMNTRCLNMENLGQRELSQHYGITQLSWREVACPLVEVGGKRRRVLRESKLFHRDKSHVSNTAHAHIAVMIAEYFKEALKTEQAEPLQSPATLPQSLYSDPLVLDLELESSLCLTYLSPDWREGYAQSLEANITVSEKFHFVTPAANRKSSKHLAFRTDAYGGWKTNSNNGKLRIRFTVPTLPPLPPGSAALGARSVSIIYRSKDNDATALAWVDDRQKDAVHMRTNFCGRHMYQTRVLPLFSDVLPGIHTVTVKPYGKGGEFMVSGLIVGYQDYSGFLGYRPFDVRNKVWSKSDYGEAQCEERDEYSE
- the LOC5502177 gene encoding uncharacterized protein LOC5502177 isoform X2; amino-acid sequence: MAELGRMSWFMEIISVITCLAGFQATAEPQGNPVKTQLSTHTSAHSWQVKDDIFNSDDVSMKTLLSAIHKLPSPQLRHFLYKAQQGQPLNVLVIGGSNTAGGGLYNFKEAYYKAFVHWWNQVLKPELGSELSFSKVAIGGTGSDFFTFCLQNFLPEQVDLVLIELSVNDYGSAHGSAAEPLELLTRRVLRLHSMPLVLYVNLVDRSIWDGDVMNTRCLNMENLGQRELSQHYGITQLSWREVACPLVEVGGKRRRVLRESKLFHRDKSHVSNTAHAHIAVMIAEYFKEALKTEQAEPLQSPATLPQSLYSDPLVLDLELESSLCLTYLSPDWREGYAQSLEANITVSEKFHFVTPAANRKSSKHLAFRTDAYGGWKTNSNNGKLRIRFTVPTLPPLPPGSAALGARSVSIIYRSKDNDATALAWVDDRQKDAVHMRTNFCGRHMYQTRVLPLFSDVLPGIHTVTVKPYGKGGEFMVSGLIVGYQDYSGFLGYRPFDVRNKVWSKSDYGEAQCEERDEYSE